In the Topomyia yanbarensis strain Yona2022 chromosome 3, ASM3024719v1, whole genome shotgun sequence genome, one interval contains:
- the LOC131689007 gene encoding periodic tryptophan protein 2 homolog, whose protein sequence is MVLFISVLLHVASVFVGNFTKFCNEQDFPSHKIMKFAYKFSNLLGSVYRKGKLIFTPDGNSVISPVGNRITIFDLKNNKSHTLTLESEYSYSALDLSPNGCVLVAVNEIGDAQMISMISYTVVHRYKFKTEVKHLRFSPDGQYFAACVGNAVLVFRAPGELGGTYNSFVVQRAFEIAYDETTFIDWACNSRILAVGSKDNSVRIQGVEYLNNFRPFILGGHRDAIVGCFFEEKSLDVNTVSKDGLLMIWECGTEVDDISTGYKKVGKEEPAFKKARDSDDEQEDDVVADQDYEKSDKDKDAAVEHVQGSFDKAEERDDLGRITVKKPKKHFTYKRLARHYLADEARKENPKAIVTSAAYHKHLKLLITAYSSGVFYLHELPDVTMIHSLSISDFRIETVTFNNTGDWLALGVPEVGQLLVWEWQSEQYVMKQQGHATGLNCVTYSPDGQLLATGGLDGKVKLWNINNGFCFVTFSEHSSSVTAVEFSGNKKFFVSASLDGTIRAYDIVRYRNFRTFTSPEPVQFASVAVDQSGELVAAGGQDVFEVYLWSMKLGRLLEVLSGHEGPVVTLAFSPVATSSAMVSGSWDKSIRIWDCLESSGSHETIDVGSDVVCVVFKPDGEEVAVSSLNGQITVFHVKTAQQVASIEGRNDMGGSVSATDLNTAEKNLQGRAFTSICYSADGECLLAGGKSKYVCIYNVREAILLKKFQITQNRSLDGIDEFLNRKNITEFGNIALVEERENLEGGNVTINLPGVKRGDLAARNLKPEVNVFAVRFSPSGKSWAAASTEGLLMYSLNKGIVFDPYQLSVEVTPKATRELLKKKDYSAALIMALKLNENNLIHEAMEQIPHTDAELVILSLPDEFAHRSLKFVAKMLTSSSHVEFYLRWSNLLLTRLGQCENVLTQPTLVLLHQNLNRKYESLNKICDFNKYTIQVLKNISISNRINGDHLKKSAQNGEYEDASDSELMLIDQSGSKIRENSDDSD, encoded by the exons ATGGTTCTGTTTATTTCTGTACTGCTTCACGTCGCATCCGTATTTGTTggtaattttacgaaattttgtaatgaaCAGGATTTTCCATCacataaaatcatgaaatttgCATATAAG ttTAGTAACCTACTCGGATCGGTGTACAGGAAAGGGAAGCTTATTTTCACCCCAGATGGTAACTCCGTCATCAGTCCGGTGGGCAACCGGATCACTATTTTCGATCTCAAAAA CAACAAATCACACACTTTAACGCTGGAAAGCGAATACAGCTACAGCGCACTGGATCTATCCCCGAATGGGTGCGTGCTGGTGGCTGTAAACGAGATCGGCGATGCACAAATGATCAGCATGATTTCTTACACGGTGGTTCATCGGTATAAGTTCAAGACTGAGGTTAAGCACCTTCGATTCAGTCCGGATGGTCAATATTTTGCTGCTTGCGTCGGGAATGCTGTGCTTGTGTTTCGAGCACCTGGAGAACTTGGCGGTACCTACAACTCGTTTGTCGTGCAGCGGGCTTTCGAGATCGCCTACGATGAAACAACTTTTATCGATTGGGCCTGCAACTCTAGGATTCTAGCAGTCGGATCAAAAGACAATTCGGTTCGAATCCAGGGGGTAGAGTATTTGAACAATTTTCGACCATTTATCTTGGGTGGTCACAGAGATGCGATCGTAGGTTgcttttttgaagaaaagtcGCTAGATGTAAATACTGTTAGCAAGGACGGTTTGCTGATGATATGGGAATGTGGCACCGAGGTGGATGATATTTCGACTGGGTACAAAAAAGTGGGAAAGGAAGAACCGGCGTTCAAAAAAGCACGCGACAGTGACGATGAGCAGGAAGACGATGTCGTTGCTGATCAGGATTATGAGAAATCCGACAAAGATAAAGATGCTGCTGTTGAACACGTTCAAG GTAGCTTCGACAAGGCCGAAGAACGAGATGACTTGGGTAGAATAACtgtaaaaaaaccaaaaaagcaTTTCACTTACAAACGTTTAGCCCGCCATTATCTAGCTGATGAAGCACGAAAGGAAAATCCAAAGGCGATTGTCACCTCTGCCGCGTACCACAAACATCTTAAGTTATTGATAACTGCATACTCCAGTGGTGTGTTCTACCTTCATGAACTTCCTGATGTCACTATGATTCATTCGTTAAGTATATCAGATTTTCGAATCGAAACCGTTACGTTCAACAATACCGGAGATTGGTTAGCCCTAGGCGTGCCGGAAGTTGGccagttgttggtttgggaatGGCAGAGTGAACAGTATGTCATGAAGCAACAAGGTCACGCGACTGGTTTGAATTGTGTGACTTATTCACCAGATGGCCAGCTTTTGGCGACGGGCGGATTGGATGGAAAAGTAAAGCTGTGGAACATCAACAATGGTTTTTGCTTTGTGACATTTAGCGAACATTCCAGCTCTGTAACGGCTGTTGAATTCAGTGGGAATAAGAAATTTTTCGTCAGTGCTTCGCTCGATGGAACAATTCGGGCTTACGATATAGTGCGATATAGAAATTTTCGAACGTTTACTTCGCCGGAACCGGTTCAGTTTGCATCGGTTGCTGTGGATCAATCGGGCGAACTTGTAGCTGCTGGTGGCCAAGACGTATTTGAAGTATATCTTTGGTCAATGAAACTCGGAAGGTTGCTGGAGGTGCTTAGTGGGCACGAAGGTCCGGTTGTAACTTTAGCTTTTTCTCCCGTTGCAACATCTTCAGCGATGGTATCCGGTTCCTGGGATAAATCCATTCGGATTTGGGATTGCTTGGAGTCGTCAGGATCTCATGAAACGATCGACGTTGGCTCAGATGTTGTTTGTGTGGTGTTTAAACCTGACGGAGAAGAAGTAGCCGTTTCGTCACTGAACGGACAGATCACCGTGTTCCACGTGAAAACAGCCCAACAGGTGGCTTCCATTGAGGGAAGGAACGATATGGGAGGCAGTGTATCGGCTACCGATCTGAACACGGCCGAGAAGAACTTGCAGGGAAG AGCTTTTACGTCTATTTGCTACTCAGCTGATGGTGAGTGCCTTCTTGCGGGAGGAAAATCGAAATACGTGTGCATTTACAATGTGAGGGAAGCGATTCTGCTGAAGAAATTCCAAATCACTCAAAATCGAAGTCTAGATGGAATTGAT GAGTTCCTCAACCGGAAAAATATCACTGAGTTTGGCAACATCGCTCTGGTGGAGGAACGAGAAAACCTAGAAGGTGGTAACGTAACCATCAACCTTCCCGGAGTCAAACGAGGTGACCTAGCTGCGCGGAACCTTAAGCCCGAAGTAAACGTCTTTGCAGTGCGATTTTCCCCGAGCGGTAAATCATGGGCAGCTGCCTCTACGGAAGGACTACTAATGTACTCACTGAATAAAGGTATCGTTTTCGATCCATACCAACTCTCAGTTGAGGTAACGCCTAAAGCTACCCGAGAGCTACTAAAGAAGAAGGATTATTCGGCTGCACTGATTATGGCTTTGAAGCTCAACGAGAACAATCTAATCCACGAAGCCATGGAACAGATACCTCATACTGATG CGGAACTAGTCATTCTATCACTACCTGATGAATTCGCTCATCGCAGTCTGAAATTTGTGGCAAAAATGCTCACCTCAAGTTCTCACGTTGAATTCTATCTCAGGTGGTCCAATTTATTGTTGACACGGTTGGGCCAGTGCGAAAATGTTCTTACCCAACCGACGCTAGTTTTGCTACATCAGAACCTCAATCGGAAATACGAATCTTTGAATAAGAT TTGCGATTTCAACAAGTACACCATTCAagtactgaaaaatattagcatCAGTAATAGAATCAATGGTGATCATCTGAAAAAATCTGCCCAAAATGGGGAATACGAAGATGCGAGCGATAGTGAGTTGATGTTGATCGACCAGTCCGGGTCAAAAATTAGAGAGAACAGTGATGATTCAGATTAA